In Lujinxingia litoralis, a single window of DNA contains:
- a CDS encoding RCC1 domain-containing protein, giving the protein MHTVASPSRWLLTLVLTLALAACGDKPNTRVIPKDDLIEDVGPDADGGDNDPDADGGDNDPDGGDADPDGGDNDPDADGGNTCEAESDAELCEASAFTCGQHTITDACGDERLVDCGDEAQVCGEFETCGGASVEGECGCADTGTDVELCEANAFTCGQHTIIDACGIERLIDCGDEADVCGEFETCGGAGVEGQCGCTDPRTDTQICQLNSYACGELTITDSCGTERTLDCGDETQVCGEFETCGGAGIPGQCGCTPEFTDEEHCAMQQAECGEIAIIDSCGIERTLDCGAEDQVCTLFDTCGGGGEENQCGCTPITCEDAQMLCGELEDGCGGTTQCDEFCVESVTAGASHACAIGSGKLKCWGRNTDGQLGNGATRDERNPVDVANLPTLVEVAPGGEHTCALSQAGEVFCWGANDRGQLGVGTTVDNPLPGSRAIISGATAIASGEFHSCAVVNGGVRCWGANDYGQIGNANLSLGTNIAVATLADGLSSGIVDVAAGRHHSCALHDNGGVSCWGRNRFGQVANLTLGGPWLISAYGYLINEPIDFMTITRSPVAVPDISDGAEITAGDDFNCVRSSAGEVSCWGAIHRPTSSGSTCFVPDGYTDTRGNLTGRDAANCAIWPASGPAVGRFTERTASAGSCGEPPSCPATYTCSANNRCERLEYPLAAAYINRFSRTPALISASGEALTIEAGANHLCMVVDQPDTLLTNVRCFGLNSYGQVGDGTNNPWSTPVDLYFDVDDNIVRGEAMTAGDAFSCVLVDDQNIKCWGSNQYGQIGNSALLRDESYRPFDVKLEYTP; this is encoded by the coding sequence ATGCACACCGTCGCCTCGCCATCACGATGGCTTCTTACGCTCGTCTTAACCCTGGCCCTCGCCGCCTGCGGCGATAAGCCCAACACACGGGTCATCCCCAAAGACGACCTCATCGAAGACGTGGGCCCCGACGCCGACGGCGGGGACAACGACCCCGACGCCGACGGCGGGGACAACGACCCCGACGGCGGAGACGCCGACCCCGACGGCGGGGACAACGACCCCGACGCCGACGGCGGGAACACCTGCGAGGCCGAAAGCGACGCCGAACTCTGCGAGGCCAGCGCCTTCACCTGCGGCCAGCACACCATCACCGACGCCTGCGGCGACGAGCGCCTGGTCGACTGCGGTGACGAGGCTCAGGTCTGTGGCGAGTTCGAAACCTGCGGCGGCGCCAGCGTCGAGGGAGAGTGCGGATGCGCGGATACCGGCACCGACGTCGAGCTCTGCGAGGCCAACGCCTTCACCTGCGGCCAGCACACCATCATCGACGCCTGCGGCATCGAGCGCTTGATCGACTGCGGCGACGAAGCCGACGTCTGTGGCGAGTTCGAAACCTGCGGCGGCGCCGGCGTCGAGGGGCAGTGCGGATGCACCGACCCGCGCACCGACACCCAGATCTGCCAGCTCAACTCCTACGCCTGTGGCGAGCTCACCATCACCGACAGCTGCGGCACCGAGCGCACCCTGGACTGTGGCGACGAGACCCAGGTCTGTGGCGAGTTTGAAACCTGCGGCGGCGCCGGCATCCCCGGCCAGTGCGGATGCACCCCGGAGTTCACCGACGAAGAGCATTGCGCCATGCAACAGGCCGAGTGTGGCGAGATCGCCATCATCGACAGCTGCGGCATCGAGCGCACGCTGGACTGCGGTGCCGAAGACCAGGTCTGCACCCTCTTTGATACCTGCGGAGGCGGCGGCGAAGAGAACCAGTGCGGCTGCACGCCCATCACCTGCGAAGACGCCCAGATGCTCTGTGGCGAGCTCGAAGACGGCTGCGGGGGCACCACCCAATGCGACGAGTTCTGCGTGGAGAGCGTCACCGCCGGCGCCTCCCACGCCTGCGCCATCGGCTCGGGCAAGCTCAAGTGCTGGGGGCGCAACACCGACGGACAGCTCGGCAACGGCGCCACCCGCGATGAGCGCAACCCGGTCGACGTCGCCAACCTCCCCACCCTGGTCGAAGTCGCCCCCGGCGGCGAACACACCTGCGCGCTCAGCCAGGCCGGCGAGGTCTTCTGCTGGGGCGCCAACGACCGCGGCCAGCTGGGTGTGGGCACCACCGTCGACAACCCTCTGCCCGGCAGCCGCGCCATCATCAGCGGCGCCACCGCCATCGCCAGTGGCGAGTTCCACAGCTGCGCGGTGGTCAACGGCGGCGTGCGCTGCTGGGGCGCCAACGACTACGGCCAGATCGGCAACGCCAACCTCAGCCTGGGCACCAACATCGCCGTCGCCACGCTGGCCGACGGCCTCTCCAGCGGCATCGTCGATGTGGCCGCCGGCCGCCATCACAGCTGCGCGCTCCACGACAACGGCGGCGTCAGCTGCTGGGGACGCAACCGCTTCGGACAGGTCGCCAACCTGACCCTCGGGGGCCCCTGGCTCATCAGCGCCTACGGCTACCTCATCAACGAGCCGATCGACTTCATGACCATCACCCGCTCGCCAGTCGCCGTGCCCGACATCAGCGATGGCGCAGAAATCACCGCCGGCGATGACTTCAACTGCGTGCGTTCCTCCGCTGGCGAAGTCTCCTGCTGGGGCGCCATCCACCGCCCCACCAGCTCGGGCAGCACCTGCTTTGTCCCCGACGGCTACACCGACACCCGGGGTAATCTCACGGGACGCGACGCCGCCAACTGCGCGATCTGGCCCGCCTCCGGCCCGGCGGTGGGGCGCTTCACCGAGCGCACCGCCTCTGCGGGCTCCTGTGGCGAGCCCCCCTCTTGCCCTGCCACCTACACCTGCTCCGCGAACAACCGCTGCGAGCGCCTGGAGTACCCCCTGGCCGCCGCCTACATCAACCGTTTCTCCCGCACCCCGGCCCTCATCAGCGCCTCGGGCGAAGCCCTCACCATCGAGGCCGGCGCCAACCACCTCTGCATGGTCGTCGACCAGCCCGACACCCTCTTGACCAACGTGCGCTGCTTCGGCCTCAACAGCTACGGCCAGGTCGGCGACGGCACCAACAACCCCTGGAGCACGCCGGTCGACCTCTACTTCGACGTCGACGACAACATCGTGCGCGGCGAAGCCATGACCGCCGGCGACGCCTTCTCCTGCGTGCTGGTCGACGACCAAAACATCAAATGCTGGGGCAGCAACCAGTACGGCCAGATCGGCAACTCTGCCCTGCTGCGCGATGAGTCCTACCGTCCCTTCGACGTCAAACTGGAGTACACCCCTTGA
- a CDS encoding AgmX/PglI C-terminal domain-containing protein gives MRALCPTAPIALLTLTLTIALSACQSTPTPGADTEATQAPLSASAQSSPNAAADAPEEPSRILHRAMSAAEADINACYRSALTQTPQLSGLLQFNWQLAEDNTPVGLQVAHDTLTNDGLTSCVAEALYPHLVQESTAAPHRDVVLSYSFLREHDARQVQMVLGSGERARAQRDAIPPQLREEGRCSNENIYDVLYQAHDTINDCYDQTLKTRPGLVGAALARFIIVPDGSASHLELHSTIEDEALNTCITEALSATTFDAPDQGVCTVNYPIDLTLRSHPHYTFTAPAP, from the coding sequence ATGCGCGCACTCTGCCCGACTGCCCCTATCGCTCTGCTCACGCTGACCCTCACCATCGCCCTCTCCGCCTGCCAGAGCACTCCGACCCCGGGCGCCGACACCGAGGCCACACAAGCCCCTCTCTCCGCCTCCGCCCAGTCCTCCCCAAACGCCGCCGCCGACGCCCCCGAAGAACCCAGCCGCATCCTCCACCGGGCGATGAGCGCGGCGGAGGCCGACATCAACGCCTGCTACCGCAGCGCGCTCACCCAAACCCCGCAACTCAGCGGACTGCTGCAATTCAACTGGCAGCTGGCCGAAGACAACACCCCGGTCGGCCTGCAAGTCGCCCACGACACCCTCACCAACGACGGCCTCACCAGCTGCGTGGCCGAAGCCCTCTACCCCCACCTGGTCCAGGAGAGCACCGCCGCGCCCCACCGCGACGTCGTGCTGAGCTACTCCTTTTTGCGCGAGCACGACGCCCGCCAGGTCCAGATGGTCCTGGGCTCTGGTGAGCGCGCCCGGGCCCAGCGCGACGCCATCCCCCCGCAGCTGCGCGAAGAGGGCCGCTGCAGCAACGAAAACATCTACGACGTGCTCTACCAGGCCCACGACACCATCAACGACTGCTACGACCAGACCCTCAAAACTCGCCCCGGCCTGGTGGGCGCCGCGCTGGCCCGCTTCATCATCGTCCCCGACGGCTCCGCCTCCCACCTTGAGCTCCACAGCACCATCGAGGATGAAGCCCTCAACACCTGCATCACCGAGGCCCTGAGCGCCACGACCTTCGACGCCCCCGACCAGGGCGTGTGCACGGTGAACTATCCCATCGATCTCACGCTGCGCTCCCATCCCCACTACACCTTCACGGCCCCCGCCCCCTGA
- the tnpC gene encoding IS66 family transposase: MGETPRDWRDDRIAELEAENAQLKQMLREALQRIAELERMLGLNSQNSSKPPSTDNERARKKRRRKKPSGRAPGGQPGHQGHCRELLPEDQVDHIKKHIPPSCRGCGQELSAQHATGHPARHQVFELVPKLVECTEHQLVSCQCPACGEVTRGRLPAEVAGSGWGSRLSGLSGALSVVCRDSRRQVDWFISEVIGAPSSLGTVQKHFEEVSAALEPGFEQVRAALQHPKNVVGLDETGWRLGNLPYWIWVAETENLAFYIVREGRRKEFARELVGESKERIFVTDRYGGYSFLPQNHHQICHAHMKREFTAMAAREGPMGDIGVKLHASSEAFQKAWIEVKSGKTSRGEFVSRMKDEVVPRWLTLLKEAKALDEKAPGFVGWLLKDAKHVMLWTFLDHEDVEPTNNRAERALRGPVIQRKLSWGSKSEAGLRLMERLWTAAETCRRQGRSLLDYITASMEALRGEKAAPVLALA, translated from the coding sequence ATGGGCGAGACACCACGAGACTGGCGGGATGATCGCATCGCGGAGCTGGAGGCGGAGAATGCGCAGCTGAAACAAATGCTGCGCGAAGCACTGCAACGCATCGCAGAGTTGGAGCGGATGCTCGGCTTAAACTCCCAGAATTCTTCAAAACCACCCTCCACGGACAATGAGCGGGCGAGAAAGAAGCGACGGCGAAAAAAGCCCTCAGGGCGCGCGCCGGGAGGACAGCCGGGGCATCAAGGTCATTGCCGCGAGTTGTTGCCCGAAGACCAGGTCGACCATATTAAAAAGCACATTCCGCCCAGCTGCCGCGGTTGCGGCCAGGAGTTGTCGGCGCAGCATGCCACCGGTCATCCGGCACGGCATCAGGTCTTTGAGCTTGTGCCAAAGTTGGTCGAGTGCACCGAACACCAGCTCGTTTCCTGCCAATGTCCGGCCTGCGGCGAGGTCACGCGCGGAAGATTGCCCGCCGAGGTTGCTGGAAGTGGCTGGGGATCGCGACTTTCGGGCTTAAGCGGCGCGCTCTCGGTGGTCTGTCGGGACAGCCGCCGGCAGGTCGATTGGTTCATCAGCGAAGTGATCGGCGCACCGAGTTCGCTTGGCACGGTCCAAAAACATTTTGAAGAAGTCTCGGCGGCGCTTGAGCCGGGGTTTGAGCAGGTTCGCGCCGCTCTACAACACCCAAAGAACGTTGTGGGGCTTGATGAAACGGGATGGCGACTGGGCAATCTTCCTTATTGGATCTGGGTCGCGGAGACCGAAAACTTGGCGTTCTACATCGTGCGTGAAGGTCGTCGAAAAGAGTTTGCTCGGGAGCTTGTCGGGGAGTCTAAAGAGCGAATTTTCGTTACGGATCGTTATGGCGGATATAGCTTTTTACCTCAAAACCATCACCAGATTTGCCATGCTCATATGAAGCGAGAATTTACCGCCATGGCCGCACGAGAAGGGCCAATGGGCGACATTGGCGTCAAATTGCATGCATCAAGCGAGGCGTTTCAAAAGGCCTGGATCGAGGTGAAATCCGGCAAAACATCTCGTGGTGAGTTTGTGTCCCGGATGAAAGACGAGGTCGTGCCCAGGTGGCTGACGCTTCTGAAAGAGGCAAAAGCGCTCGATGAAAAAGCCCCCGGGTTTGTCGGCTGGCTGCTCAAAGATGCAAAACACGTGATGCTCTGGACCTTCCTCGATCACGAGGATGTAGAGCCCACAAACAACCGCGCCGAACGTGCCCTGCGCGGCCCGGTGATTCAGCGCAAGCTCTCGTGGGGCTCAAAGAGCGAGGCGGGTTTGCGGCTGATGGAACGACTCTGGACCGCTGCCGAAACCTGCAGACGCCAGGGGCGTAGCTTGCTCGACTACATCACGGCCTCAATGGAGGCGTTGCGTGGTGAAAAGGCAGCGCCGGTGCTTGCGTTGGCTTAA
- a CDS encoding GNAT family N-acetyltransferase: MKTEISDMNIRRNPQTPPLRWGHKTAGLEHRLSELLSWIRPAGQPYDDYLLEGVNPDEVLARWMLNDTSTITLQRARLLMIDERIAGGYIALSGTELRAGRQADLLDLARQIGEGSYAHLRARVDRVRELFAPIEDNDFTLTRLGLHPDHRGRGLCHTLIEDYLRRGRQGGFRRARVDVPETHRYALDLCRAYGFDTAYRGKSNDGKLRYLTMVRDLNDH; encoded by the coding sequence ATGAAGACGGAGATTTCCGACATGAACATCCGCCGCAATCCCCAGACTCCACCCCTGCGTTGGGGCCACAAAACCGCCGGCCTGGAGCACCGCCTGAGCGAACTCTTAAGCTGGATCCGCCCCGCCGGTCAGCCCTACGACGACTACCTCTTAGAAGGCGTCAACCCCGACGAGGTCCTCGCCCGCTGGATGCTCAACGACACCTCCACGATCACCCTGCAACGCGCCCGCCTGCTGATGATCGACGAGCGCATCGCCGGCGGCTACATCGCCCTCAGCGGCACCGAGCTACGCGCGGGCCGCCAGGCCGACCTCCTGGACCTGGCGCGCCAGATCGGCGAAGGCAGCTACGCCCATCTGCGCGCCCGCGTCGATCGCGTCCGCGAGCTCTTTGCACCCATCGAAGACAACGACTTCACCCTCACACGCCTGGGCCTCCACCCGGACCACCGCGGCCGCGGGCTCTGCCACACGCTGATCGAAGACTACCTGCGCCGCGGCCGCCAGGGCGGCTTTCGCCGCGCCCGCGTCGACGTGCCCGAAACCCACCGCTACGCCCTCGATCTCTGCCGCGCTTATGGCTTCGACACCGCCTACCGCGGTAAATCCAACGACGGAAAGCTGCGCTATTTGACGATGGTGCGGGATCTCAACGATCACTAA
- a CDS encoding AAC(3) family N-acetyltransferase, producing MPGLTLNHLRHALGALNLGPAELLLLHFDLLAAGRLADCPVHELPSRYYSVLRQRTSSRATLVVATHSPSFAAGTPFDRQLTPTAAPFNEYLRRLPRAHRSAHALQSLAAEGPLAHTLCARDTPAAFGPGSAFDTLLALNARALFIGLDLQHSPLLHIAESRARVPYLDFQELQGPWVDQGLAMERRFLFQQRRLPQTIALSTLFLSRALAARGHLEVVPFGRTRIILVEAARLVDTATELLLADPHALLRSRPPPPPATPPPPP from the coding sequence GTGCCTGGCCTGACCCTCAATCATCTGCGCCACGCGCTGGGCGCGCTCAACCTGGGCCCTGCCGAGCTCCTGCTCCTGCACTTCGACCTGCTCGCCGCCGGCCGCCTGGCCGACTGCCCGGTCCACGAGCTGCCCTCGCGCTACTACTCGGTCCTGCGCCAGCGTACCTCCAGCCGGGCCACTCTGGTGGTCGCCACGCACTCGCCATCCTTTGCCGCCGGCACCCCCTTCGACCGCCAGCTCACCCCCACGGCCGCGCCCTTCAACGAGTACCTGCGCCGCCTCCCCCGGGCTCACCGCTCGGCCCACGCCCTGCAATCCCTCGCCGCCGAAGGCCCCCTGGCCCATACCCTCTGCGCCCGCGACACCCCGGCGGCCTTCGGCCCCGGCTCGGCCTTCGACACCCTGCTCGCGCTCAACGCCCGGGCCCTCTTCATCGGCCTGGACCTTCAGCACTCGCCACTTCTCCACATCGCCGAGAGCCGCGCCCGCGTCCCCTACCTCGACTTTCAGGAGCTCCAGGGCCCCTGGGTCGATCAGGGCCTGGCCATGGAGCGCCGCTTCTTATTTCAACAACGCCGCCTGCCTCAGACCATCGCCCTTTCCACTCTTTTCCTCTCCCGGGCCCTGGCCGCCCGGGGACATCTGGAAGTCGTCCCCTTCGGCCGCACGCGCATCATCCTGGTCGAGGCCGCCCGACTCGTCGACACCGCCACCGAACTCCTGCTGGCCGACCCGCACGCCTTGCTGCGCTCTCGGCCACCACCGCCGCCGGCCACACCGCCGCCACCGCCCTGA
- a CDS encoding AMP-binding protein, which yields MASLLRGFVQAARLHCTRTALRLDTENVTYEELERLAAAIAARVQAGAPGESPLLGVYASHSLSAYAGALAATGCRRAILPLDPFDPPGRVHAIIAASGVDALVVGPQALDRVDGLLAASGRPLLILTPETDALRGLSARHRRHRFADQKQLVTAEAELLAPENPTHPAYITYVGGAARLHALSLSHQALIHYVDQVARSLDLDPDDRVSQIFDLRLSQALHDMLTTWQAGATLVALGRSARPRLAAKIQAHRLTRFAGWPALAAGLWRTGELAEDAFGDLRSSLFFGPPLDADLAHAWHRAAPKSLITSMWGPPQAGPALASRGLQRPQASPSSTHAPAAATPGTDPDRLTLFDGHQASTLSSELRSPAPGQPGELVVSGPQVPCPNPADASPSPCVEPGDAPGATPAPGPWLRTGHQAHLGQGGAFDLGPRHDDQVYLGGELIELSELDQALQQACGHRHAAVLPWPQDTDWPAGLIALVATTLDHPLDVAAILAACRRQLPAHLVPDRVLPIDQLPRTSSGTPDRLALARRLNRERS from the coding sequence ATGGCATCGTTGCTTCGCGGCTTTGTGCAAGCCGCCCGGCTGCACTGCACCCGCACCGCTCTACGTCTGGATACCGAGAATGTCACCTATGAGGAACTCGAACGCCTGGCCGCGGCGATCGCCGCCCGGGTCCAGGCCGGCGCCCCGGGGGAATCCCCCCTTCTGGGAGTCTACGCCAGCCACAGCTTAAGCGCCTACGCCGGCGCCCTGGCCGCCACGGGCTGCAGGCGCGCCATCCTGCCCCTGGATCCCTTTGACCCTCCCGGCCGCGTCCACGCCATCATCGCCGCCAGCGGCGTCGACGCGCTGGTCGTAGGGCCTCAGGCCCTGGACCGCGTCGACGGACTCCTGGCCGCCAGCGGTCGCCCGCTGCTGATCCTCACCCCGGAGACCGACGCGCTGCGCGGACTAAGCGCGCGCCACCGCCGTCATCGCTTCGCCGATCAGAAACAACTCGTCACCGCCGAGGCCGAACTCCTCGCTCCCGAGAACCCCACACACCCGGCCTACATCACCTACGTCGGCGGGGCGGCTCGCCTGCACGCGCTGAGCCTCTCCCACCAGGCGCTGATCCATTACGTGGATCAGGTCGCGCGCAGCCTGGATCTCGATCCCGACGACCGCGTCTCCCAGATCTTTGACCTGCGCCTGAGCCAGGCCCTCCATGACATGCTCACCACCTGGCAGGCCGGCGCCACACTGGTCGCCCTGGGCCGCTCGGCCCGCCCCCGACTCGCCGCAAAAATACAGGCGCATCGCCTCACCCGCTTCGCCGGCTGGCCGGCCCTGGCCGCCGGGCTCTGGCGCACCGGCGAACTCGCCGAAGATGCCTTCGGCGACCTGCGCTCCTCACTCTTTTTCGGGCCGCCGCTCGACGCCGACCTGGCCCACGCCTGGCACCGCGCTGCCCCCAAGAGCCTGATCACCTCCATGTGGGGCCCCCCTCAGGCTGGCCCCGCGCTGGCCTCCCGCGGGCTCCAGCGCCCCCAGGCCAGCCCTTCATCCACCCACGCCCCCGCTGCCGCAACGCCCGGCACCGACCCCGATCGCCTCACCCTCTTCGACGGCCACCAGGCCTCCACCCTCTCCTCCGAGCTCCGCTCGCCAGCCCCCGGCCAGCCCGGCGAGCTGGTGGTCAGCGGCCCTCAGGTCCCCTGCCCCAACCCCGCCGACGCCTCTCCCTCGCCCTGCGTCGAACCCGGTGACGCCCCCGGCGCTACCCCCGCCCCCGGCCCCTGGCTGCGCACCGGCCACCAGGCGCACCTGGGCCAGGGCGGCGCCTTCGACCTGGGGCCTCGCCATGACGACCAGGTCTACCTGGGCGGCGAGCTCATCGAACTGAGCGAACTCGACCAGGCCCTCCAACAGGCCTGCGGTCATCGCCACGCCGCGGTGCTGCCCTGGCCTCAAGACACCGACTGGCCTGCCGGCCTGATCGCCCTGGTCGCCACCACCCTGGACCATCCCCTGGACGTGGCCGCCATCCTCGCCGCCTGCCGCCGTCAGCTCCCCGCCCATCTGGTCCCCGACCGCGTGCTACCCATCGATCAGTTGCCCCGGACCTCCTCCGGCACCCCGGACCGCCTCGCGCTGGCCCGGCGCCTTAACCGCGAGCGGAGCTAA
- the gpt gene encoding xanthine phosphoribosyltransferase yields the protein MCATYKQDFFVSWEELHRDTRQLCQMLLRDPAYPFEGIIAVTRGGLIPAAIVARELDIRLIDTVCIASYEGTEARERSENLRLIKPAAGDGQGMLLVDDLVDTGATATRLREMLPHATFATVYAKPEGRAQVDHCVRTVTQDTWIRFPWDMELSFAPPLIEQEQRHRPPTP from the coding sequence ATGTGCGCGACCTACAAGCAGGACTTTTTTGTCTCCTGGGAAGAACTTCACCGCGACACCCGCCAGCTCTGCCAGATGCTCCTGCGCGACCCGGCCTATCCCTTTGAGGGGATCATCGCCGTGACCCGCGGCGGCCTGATCCCGGCGGCCATCGTCGCCCGGGAGCTCGACATCCGGCTGATCGACACCGTCTGCATCGCCAGCTACGAGGGCACCGAGGCCCGGGAACGCTCCGAAAACCTGCGCCTGATCAAACCCGCCGCCGGCGACGGCCAGGGCATGCTCCTGGTCGACGATCTGGTCGATACCGGCGCCACCGCCACCCGGCTGCGCGAGATGTTGCCCCACGCCACCTTCGCCACCGTCTACGCCAAGCCCGAGGGGCGCGCACAGGTCGACCACTGCGTGCGCACGGTGACCCAGGACACCTGGATTCGTTTTCCCTGGGATATGGAACTGAGCTTCGCCCCGCCCCTCATCGAACAAGAACAGCGCCACCGGCCTCCCACCCCCTGA
- a CDS encoding phytoene desaturase family protein — translation MSERVVIVGAGMGGLSAALRLSAHPDLDILVVDALEGPGGKVGTAHHQGLAFDTGPSVLTMPGVLTELFEAADLRLEEHLKLIHPEHLFRYHFGSGTALDVHFDPADTARAIAQTLDRKAAGEFENFLNYCRRIWEAAAPNFVMGPAPSFGGVFKLGLSALAKMRAIDPMRTMKAAIDAQIRSPELRDLFYRYATYNGSDPRQAPATLNCIAWVELGLGCYGIEGGMRRLATALFEAAQHQGVRFSFQSPVERIARHNDGFELRIHGDRLRADRLIINADVAHLVHDLLSEDTAHGIAPDPTPSMSGYTALFQARRRSPAQRPAHQVLFPDGDYLEEFVDIFDRQRAPQAPTIYLCAQEKAHAAPGWQEHEPLFAMTNAPATAPDGSTATDWHAHTRHITERLVRTGLLAPDDAPVWVRTPDALATRFPGSRGSIYGAASNSRFAAFKRPANRAAGLPGLYLASGSAHPGGGVPLCLQSGRQAAESLLLDRV, via the coding sequence ATGAGCGAGCGTGTAGTGATTGTCGGCGCCGGCATGGGAGGGCTCTCGGCCGCTCTGCGCCTGAGCGCCCATCCCGATCTGGACATTCTGGTTGTCGATGCCCTGGAGGGCCCCGGCGGCAAAGTCGGCACCGCCCACCATCAGGGCCTGGCCTTTGATACCGGCCCCAGCGTGCTCACCATGCCCGGGGTCCTCACCGAACTCTTTGAGGCCGCCGATCTGCGCCTCGAAGAGCACCTCAAGCTCATCCACCCCGAGCACCTCTTTCGCTACCACTTCGGCAGCGGCACCGCCCTGGATGTGCACTTCGATCCGGCCGACACCGCCCGGGCCATCGCCCAGACGCTGGACCGGAAGGCCGCCGGCGAGTTTGAGAACTTCCTGAACTACTGCCGGCGCATCTGGGAGGCCGCCGCGCCGAACTTCGTGATGGGCCCGGCGCCCTCCTTTGGGGGCGTGTTCAAGCTCGGCCTCTCGGCGCTCGCAAAGATGCGTGCCATCGATCCGATGCGCACCATGAAGGCCGCCATCGACGCCCAGATCCGCAGCCCGGAGCTGCGCGACCTCTTCTACCGCTACGCCACCTACAACGGCTCCGACCCGCGGCAGGCCCCGGCTACGCTCAACTGCATCGCCTGGGTGGAGCTGGGCCTGGGCTGCTACGGCATCGAGGGCGGAATGCGCCGCCTGGCCACCGCCCTCTTTGAGGCGGCCCAACACCAGGGCGTGCGCTTTAGCTTCCAGAGCCCGGTGGAGCGCATCGCTCGCCACAACGACGGGTTCGAACTCCGCATTCACGGCGACCGCCTCCGCGCCGATCGCCTGATCATCAACGCCGACGTCGCGCATCTGGTCCACGACCTCTTAAGCGAGGACACCGCGCACGGCATCGCCCCCGACCCCACTCCCTCCATGTCGGGCTACACCGCCCTCTTCCAGGCCCGCCGGCGCTCCCCGGCCCAGCGCCCCGCCCACCAGGTGCTCTTCCCCGACGGCGACTACCTGGAGGAGTTTGTCGACATCTTCGACCGCCAGCGCGCCCCACAGGCGCCCACCATCTACCTCTGCGCCCAGGAAAAAGCCCACGCCGCGCCGGGCTGGCAGGAGCACGAACCCCTCTTTGCCATGACCAACGCCCCGGCCACCGCCCCCGATGGCTCCACCGCCACCGACTGGCACGCCCACACCCGGCACATCACCGAACGCCTGGTACGCACCGGCCTCCTCGCTCCCGACGACGCGCCAGTCTGGGTGCGCACCCCCGACGCTCTGGCCACGCGCTTTCCGGGCAGTCGCGGCAGCATCTACGGCGCGGCCTCCAACTCCCGCTTTGCCGCCTTTAAACGCCCGGCCAACCGCGCCGCCGGGCTCCCGGGCCTCTACCTGGCCAGCGGCAGCGCCCATCCCGGCGGCGGCGTGCCCCTCTGCCTGCAATCGGGCCGTCAGGCCGCCGAATCCCTGCTCCTCGATCGGGTGTAG
- a CDS encoding phytoene/squalene synthase family protein, with protein sequence MSSPAEPRSSTELVRVHEQILARGSRSFRLASYFLPSDRRGDAAHLYALCRLIDDTADEAATPQQARRGLDELRRELRGEHAPRPLITSFLEMARRRDLDLAYVFELIEGVESDLGEVCVASDAELLRYAYRVAGTVGVMMCAVLGVTDPRAIAHAIDLGVGMQLTNICRDVLEDARMGRVYLPARRLQARGLHPAHLLEERADTAALASVVTELLDLAEHYYRSAERGMVYIPARSRAAIMVASRVYRAIGLKLRARGANPLRGRTIVSPAGRILRAAGGCLAWLSTLGQRPARAPSHNPDLHRELRGLPGIHA encoded by the coding sequence ATGAGTTCCCCCGCTGAACCGCGCAGCTCCACCGAACTGGTTCGCGTCCACGAGCAGATTCTGGCCCGGGGTTCGCGCTCCTTTCGGCTGGCCTCGTACTTTCTCCCGAGCGATCGCCGCGGAGACGCCGCGCACCTCTACGCGCTCTGCCGCCTGATCGACGACACGGCCGATGAGGCGGCGACTCCGCAGCAGGCCCGCCGCGGACTCGATGAGCTGCGCCGAGAGCTGCGCGGGGAGCACGCCCCGCGCCCGCTTATCACCTCCTTTCTGGAGATGGCCCGACGCCGGGACCTGGATCTGGCCTACGTCTTCGAGCTCATCGAAGGCGTGGAAAGCGATCTGGGAGAGGTCTGCGTGGCATCCGACGCTGAGCTGCTGCGCTACGCTTACCGGGTCGCCGGCACCGTCGGCGTGATGATGTGCGCGGTGCTCGGCGTGACCGACCCGCGCGCCATCGCCCACGCCATCGATCTGGGCGTGGGCATGCAACTCACCAACATCTGCCGCGACGTGCTCGAAGACGCCCGGATGGGCCGCGTCTACCTCCCGGCCCGACGCCTCCAGGCCCGGGGTCTGCACCCGGCGCATCTGCTCGAAGAGCGCGCCGATACCGCCGCGCTCGCCAGCGTGGTTACCGAGCTCCTGGACCTGGCCGAGCACTACTACCGCAGCGCCGAGCGCGGGATGGTCTACATCCCGGCGCGCTCGCGCGCGGCCATCATGGTGGCCAGCCGCGTCTACCGCGCCATCGGCCTGAAACTGCGTGCCCGCGGCGCCAACCCCCTGCGCGGGCGCACCATCGTCTCACCAGCGGGGCGAATCCTGCGCGCCGCCGGCGGGTGCCTGGCCTGGTTGAGCACCCTGGGCCAGCGGCCCGCCCGGGCCCCCTCCCACAATCCCGACCTCCACCGCGAGCTGCGCGGCCTTCCTGGCATTCACGCATGA